A window of the Tunturibacter empetritectus genome harbors these coding sequences:
- a CDS encoding TonB-dependent receptor — protein MKVRSIKRALYLSTLLLCAAPALRSQVSTGTIAGTITDPAGALVANAPVVITNTQTGIVTESTSSSSGFYSVPNLQTGTYTISISVSGFVPQEIRDIALNVGAQQEINVQLQVGSAKEKIVVTTAPPAIDMVTSTTMPVVDERTIVALPLNGRDWTQLANLQPGVAAVRTQPAVAVTNQRANRGIGNQLTVGGARPQQNNYRVDGISINDYSNGGPGGVIGSNLGVDAIQEFSVVTSNASADYGKAAGGIINAVTRAGTSRLHGSAYEFFRNSALDARNEFDTPGQIAEFRRNQFGASAGGPVIKERTFLFGDYEGLRQYQGANTSSIVPSAAARTGSLCVASGGNPCASHVQVPVSPVVTPYFALYPLPTVDPGPNADTGSFLFNDPFVSHEDYFTIRADHRISDKDSLTGTYFYDNGKLTSPDPFNVRITGNLAKRQLATIGESHVFSAALLNSFKFGYSRVFSDAPTTLAAINPAASDPSLGFVPGLPVGLINIGGLSNFQGGLKATGEFVFHLNSYQIYDDLYLTKGKHALKFGFAFERLQNNQLGTSNPNGQFIFSSLQSFLTNHPTSFNAPLAQGVSPRDLRQSVFGGYLEDNYRISNNLTLNLGVRYEPVTVPTETANRLANLRNLTDTTPHLGSPYFQNASFKNIAPRVGFAWDPFGKNMTSVHAGYGIYDAQQLNYLYEGLSIFTAPYLELGNNAAPGIGSFPTGAYPSLSAANLRYAYAPNHSSRSYVQQYSMNVQQQLPYDMIFQVGYAGSRGTHLPYRVDDVNTVQPIVSNGSYLFYGPNGKNSPSAAALTAAKLNPNIGQISAVFMTGYSHYNSLQTSLNKRFSHHTQFQISYTWSKSIDDGSSSTFGDTFANSVSSLPLWAPIRRRAISDFNVGQNLVLNYIVELPNVRKDIPVAHILLNGWQWGSIFQTSTGEPFTPLISGDSLNLHSADAFAFPDRLTGPGCTGNPVKSVSSLNRHYVNLNCFAFPSFDSTSGLTHLGNAGRNSIIGPRLNDLDTSLVKNTYIPRISETFNLQFRAELFNVLNQVNYATPPKTGTQLFNASGAVLTSTGGVLVGPTAGSSRQTQFALKVIF, from the coding sequence ATGAAAGTACGGTCCATAAAGCGAGCACTTTACCTATCTACCCTTCTTCTCTGCGCGGCTCCAGCTCTGCGCTCACAGGTCTCTACCGGAACCATCGCAGGAACCATCACAGATCCCGCCGGTGCGCTCGTTGCAAATGCTCCTGTTGTTATCACAAACACCCAAACGGGCATCGTCACCGAGTCCACATCCAGCTCCTCCGGCTTCTACTCTGTTCCCAACCTCCAGACGGGTACTTACACCATCTCCATTAGCGTATCTGGCTTTGTGCCGCAGGAGATCAGGGATATTGCCCTCAATGTCGGTGCTCAGCAGGAGATCAACGTTCAGCTCCAAGTCGGTTCAGCCAAAGAGAAAATCGTAGTCACCACCGCGCCGCCCGCAATCGACATGGTCACTTCTACCACCATGCCCGTCGTCGACGAGCGCACAATTGTGGCTCTCCCGCTCAACGGGCGTGACTGGACTCAACTTGCTAATCTGCAGCCCGGCGTCGCCGCAGTGCGCACCCAGCCCGCTGTCGCCGTCACCAATCAACGAGCCAACCGCGGCATTGGGAATCAACTCACTGTCGGCGGCGCCCGTCCGCAGCAAAACAATTATCGGGTCGACGGCATCAGCATTAACGACTACTCCAACGGTGGCCCTGGCGGCGTCATCGGGTCAAACCTTGGCGTCGACGCCATCCAGGAGTTTTCCGTCGTAACATCCAACGCCTCTGCCGATTACGGCAAGGCTGCTGGCGGCATCATTAACGCGGTCACACGCGCCGGGACGAGTCGTCTACACGGCTCCGCCTACGAGTTTTTCCGCAACTCCGCGCTCGACGCGCGCAACGAGTTCGATACTCCGGGCCAGATCGCAGAATTCCGTCGCAACCAATTCGGCGCATCTGCAGGTGGTCCCGTGATCAAAGAGCGCACCTTCCTCTTCGGTGACTACGAGGGCCTCCGCCAATACCAGGGCGCAAATACCTCCAGCATCGTACCCTCCGCCGCGGCCCGGACGGGTAGCCTCTGTGTCGCCTCCGGTGGCAATCCCTGCGCCAGCCACGTGCAGGTGCCTGTCAGTCCCGTCGTTACTCCTTATTTTGCTCTGTATCCGCTCCCGACGGTCGACCCCGGTCCTAACGCCGACACTGGTAGCTTCCTCTTCAACGATCCCTTTGTCAGCCACGAAGATTACTTCACCATTCGCGCCGACCATCGCATCTCCGACAAGGATTCGCTCACAGGAACCTACTTCTACGACAACGGCAAACTCACCTCACCCGATCCCTTCAACGTCCGTATCACCGGCAACCTGGCCAAACGCCAGCTGGCGACAATCGGCGAATCGCACGTTTTTTCTGCAGCGCTACTCAACTCCTTCAAGTTTGGTTATAGCCGCGTTTTCTCCGATGCGCCCACCACCCTCGCGGCTATCAATCCTGCTGCGAGTGATCCCTCTCTGGGCTTCGTCCCGGGGCTTCCGGTCGGGTTAATCAATATTGGGGGACTCTCCAACTTTCAAGGCGGTCTCAAGGCCACCGGCGAGTTTGTCTTCCACCTCAACTCCTACCAGATCTACGACGATCTTTATTTGACCAAGGGCAAGCACGCGCTCAAATTCGGCTTTGCCTTCGAGCGCCTGCAGAACAATCAACTTGGCACCTCTAATCCCAATGGCCAATTCATCTTCTCCAGCCTGCAGAGCTTTCTCACCAACCACCCCACAAGCTTCAATGCGCCGCTCGCCCAGGGTGTCAGCCCACGCGATCTTCGCCAGTCGGTCTTCGGCGGCTACCTCGAAGACAACTACCGTATCTCCAATAATCTCACTCTTAACCTCGGTGTCCGTTACGAGCCTGTTACTGTTCCCACCGAGACGGCTAACCGTCTTGCCAACCTCCGCAATCTCACCGATACAACCCCCCATCTCGGCAGTCCATACTTTCAAAACGCCAGCTTCAAGAACATAGCTCCACGCGTCGGTTTTGCCTGGGATCCATTTGGCAAGAACATGACGAGCGTTCACGCTGGTTACGGCATCTATGACGCGCAACAGCTTAACTACCTGTACGAGGGGCTATCCATCTTCACCGCTCCCTATCTTGAGCTGGGCAACAACGCCGCTCCCGGTATCGGCTCTTTCCCAACGGGTGCTTATCCCTCACTCTCGGCGGCAAATCTGCGTTACGCCTATGCCCCGAATCACTCCTCCCGCAGCTACGTCCAGCAGTATTCGATGAACGTTCAGCAGCAGTTGCCCTACGACATGATCTTTCAGGTAGGCTACGCAGGGTCTCGCGGCACTCACCTTCCTTACCGCGTGGACGATGTCAACACCGTTCAACCCATCGTCAGTAATGGGAGCTACCTCTTCTATGGCCCCAACGGAAAAAACTCGCCCAGCGCAGCTGCTCTCACTGCTGCCAAGCTGAACCCCAACATCGGTCAGATTAGCGCCGTATTCATGACCGGCTACTCCCACTACAACTCGCTACAGACCAGCCTCAACAAACGCTTCAGTCACCATACGCAGTTTCAAATCTCTTACACATGGTCCAAATCCATAGACGACGGCTCCTCCTCCACCTTTGGCGACACCTTTGCCAACTCGGTGTCCAGTCTGCCGCTGTGGGCGCCCATTCGCCGCCGCGCCATCTCCGACTTCAACGTCGGACAGAATCTCGTTCTCAACTACATCGTCGAGCTTCCCAACGTCCGCAAGGACATACCGGTGGCTCACATACTCCTGAATGGCTGGCAATGGGGATCGATTTTTCAGACCAGCACAGGCGAGCCCTTCACGCCTCTCATCTCTGGCGATTCTCTCAACCTGCATAGTGCCGACGCATTCGCCTTTCCAGACCGTCTCACCGGTCCGGGGTGCACAGGCAATCCAGTCAAAAGTGTCTCTTCGCTCAATCGTCACTACGTCAACCTCAACTGCTTCGCCTTCCCCTCCTTCGACTCCACGTCCGGGCTCACGCATCTCGGAAATGCCGGTCGCAACTCCATCATCGGCCCCCGCCTCAACGATCTCGATACCTCTCTCGTGAAGAACACGTATATTCCACGCATCTCAGAGACGTTCAATCTCCAGTTCCGTGCGGAACTCTTCAACGTCCTGAATCAAGTGAACTACGCCACACCACCCAAGACCGGCACTCAGCTGTTCAACGCCAGCGGTGCGGTCCTTACCTCCACCGGCGGAGTGCTCGTAGGGCCCACTGCCGGAAGCAGCCGTCAAACCCAGTTCGCTCTCAAGGTGATCTTTTAA
- a CDS encoding winged helix-turn-helix domain-containing protein, with the protein MRILLVEDEPKVSGFVERGLAAERYAVDVSADGRDGLEMAQTYPYDLIILDLMLPRLDGREVLQRLRHKDACVPVLVLTARDSIEDKVRLFESGADDYLTKPFAFAELLVRAKALLRRGPVNRSSTLMVGDLELDRLTQQIKRGGRRIELTAKEYSLLEYLMQNAERVLSRNMIIEHVWDQSFDGVTNIVDVYVRHLRSKVDDGQESKLIRTVRGAGYMIRAGGEA; encoded by the coding sequence ATGCGGATATTGCTGGTGGAAGATGAGCCTAAGGTCTCGGGCTTCGTAGAGCGTGGACTTGCTGCCGAGCGGTACGCAGTGGATGTCTCGGCGGACGGCCGCGATGGTCTGGAGATGGCACAGACCTATCCTTACGATCTGATCATCCTGGATCTGATGCTACCCCGGCTGGATGGCCGCGAAGTTCTGCAGCGGCTTCGCCATAAGGATGCATGCGTGCCTGTACTGGTGCTCACAGCGCGGGACTCCATAGAAGACAAGGTGCGTCTCTTCGAGAGCGGTGCGGACGACTACCTGACCAAGCCTTTCGCCTTTGCTGAACTGCTGGTTCGGGCGAAAGCCTTGTTGAGGCGCGGACCGGTAAATCGATCGAGCACGTTGATGGTGGGAGACCTGGAGCTAGATCGCCTGACCCAACAGATTAAGCGCGGTGGCAGACGCATCGAACTGACAGCGAAGGAGTACTCTCTGCTGGAGTATTTAATGCAGAATGCAGAGCGGGTGCTCTCACGCAATATGATCATCGAGCATGTGTGGGATCAGAGCTTCGACGGAGTAACAAACATCGTCGACGTCTACGTGCGGCATCTGCGTTCGAAGGTAGATGACGGACAGGAGAGTAAGCTGATTCGCACAGTGCGCGGAGCCGGATACATGATCCGTGCAGGTGGTGAGGCTTGA
- a CDS encoding sensor histidine kinase, translated as MIPAIRLTTLRTRVTTWYVGLMAAALLVFGATLYFGVQSYLRSSLENSLIGEAKGIVLTFLSQEEIKGQSWMQGEIAEAYAPENSGRFIRVSRQDGTVLYQGGDTREPHIDSSIVPQPQLSESTDFFRQESAGGTHNLLIYTQPYVSPSGTRYVVEMGASLAPISRVLASLLKILFLITPCILFAAALGGHFLMKLPLRPLEILSEQAERIGTHQFGERLPVIATGDEMERLSLSLNRMISRLEDALAYNRRFSADVSHELRTPLTILRGELEQLLHTSRMPMMQRDSLGSALEEIDRMAQIVESLLTISRLDSGTDGMDLKPVDLNCLAQWTVDQMHLMAEEKNLTLRCSRAEPVAILADAGRIKQVLVNLLDNAIKYTPNGGEVTVSISAIGATQLAILEVSDTGIGIPAGSLPHVFERFYRSDKARTRESGGTGLGLSIAKAISKAHGGTMSIESVEGRGTRVRLELPLSPLPVSAVPGLKLQTTPEGRSGVSVERSHASR; from the coding sequence TTGATTCCGGCCATCCGTTTGACAACGCTGCGAACACGGGTCACGACCTGGTACGTAGGCCTGATGGCAGCCGCATTGCTTGTCTTCGGCGCAACTCTTTACTTTGGTGTGCAGAGCTATCTACGAAGTTCGTTAGAGAACTCGCTGATTGGCGAAGCGAAAGGGATCGTCCTCACTTTTCTCTCTCAGGAGGAGATCAAGGGACAGTCCTGGATGCAGGGTGAAATCGCTGAGGCATATGCCCCGGAGAACAGCGGAAGGTTTATTCGCGTTAGCAGGCAGGACGGTACCGTGCTGTACCAGGGCGGCGACACACGAGAACCTCATATCGATTCCTCGATTGTTCCGCAGCCTCAATTGAGTGAGTCGACGGATTTTTTTCGACAGGAAAGTGCCGGCGGAACCCACAATCTGCTGATCTACACACAACCATACGTGTCGCCCTCGGGAACGAGATATGTCGTTGAAATGGGCGCTTCCCTGGCCCCGATCTCTCGCGTACTGGCAAGCCTGTTGAAGATTCTGTTCCTGATAACGCCGTGCATTCTTTTTGCAGCCGCACTCGGTGGACACTTCTTGATGAAATTACCGCTGCGGCCCTTGGAGATCCTGAGCGAACAAGCAGAGCGGATCGGTACTCATCAGTTTGGCGAGCGCTTGCCCGTCATAGCGACCGGCGACGAGATGGAGAGGCTGTCGCTCTCGCTGAATCGTATGATCAGCCGCCTTGAAGACGCGCTTGCCTACAATCGGCGCTTCTCTGCAGATGTGTCCCATGAGCTGCGTACGCCGCTCACGATACTCCGCGGCGAGTTAGAGCAATTGCTCCACACCTCCAGAATGCCGATGATGCAGCGCGATTCCCTGGGCAGCGCACTCGAAGAGATCGACCGCATGGCACAGATCGTGGAGAGCCTGCTGACCATCTCTCGACTGGATTCCGGCACTGACGGTATGGACCTGAAGCCAGTGGACCTCAACTGCCTCGCACAGTGGACCGTTGACCAGATGCATCTGATGGCGGAGGAAAAGAATCTCACGCTGCGATGCTCTCGGGCTGAGCCGGTGGCAATTCTGGCTGACGCCGGCAGAATCAAGCAGGTGCTGGTAAACCTGTTGGACAACGCTATCAAGTACACACCAAATGGAGGCGAGGTGACCGTCTCTATATCAGCAATCGGCGCAACCCAGCTTGCGATTCTGGAGGTCAGTGATACCGGCATAGGTATTCCGGCTGGGTCGCTGCCGCATGTCTTCGAACGCTTTTACCGTTCAGACAAGGCACGGACTAGAGAGTCGGGCGGTACTGGTCTGGGACTATCGATCGCGAAAGCTATCTCAAAGGCCCACGGCGGAACCATGTCGATAGAAAGTGTGGAAGGCAGAGGTACGCGAGTGAGGCTTGAACTACCTCTATCTCCTTTGCCCGTTTCGGCTGTCCCAGGACTAAAGCTCCAAACTACGCCAGAAGGACGGTCCGGCGTCTCTGTCGAACGTAGTCACGCATCTCGGTAG